The following proteins are encoded in a genomic region of Takifugu rubripes chromosome 9, fTakRub1.2, whole genome shotgun sequence:
- the lrrc4.2 gene encoding leucine-rich repeat-containing protein 4.2 yields MSPLGQVSVQPTWNTALIAVLSLMVPALSMCQSLGPASGSVNPQNCPAVCSCTNQVSKVVCTRRGLNRVPPNIPNNTRYLNLMENSIETIQADTFRHLHHLEVLQLGRNVIRQIEVGAFNGLTSLNTLELFDNRLTVIPSGAFESMSKLRELWLRNNPIESIPSYAFNRVPSLMRLDLGELRKLEYISDGAFEGLQNLKYLNLGMCNLQEFPHLSPLVGLEELEISENVFPELKPEAFRGLKNLRKLWIMNSVITTIERNAFDDITALVELNLAHNNLSSLPHNLFTPLQYLVELHLHHNPWRCDCDVVWLAWWLREYIPTNSTCCGRCHTPIHMRGRFLVEVDQTTFQCSAPFILDAPRDLNISAARVAELKCRTAAMSSVRWLLPNGTVLTHGSDHPRISVLNDGTLNFSNVLLSDTGIYTCMVSNMAGNSNASAYLNVSNAELNTSNLSYFTTVTVEVLEPTVEETPKPKPTVPASPSVFQPVFISTPTVLFQNTQTPKQVSVPTARVPIGPAASLDEVMKTTKIIIGCFVAVTLLAAAMLIAFYKLRKRHQQRSTVAAARTIEIIQMEEEVPPVPPPTSGSSGSDDTGLVLPTLVEHNSNTFKPGYVSSSSRQGGYGAHWTQNNFLHRSVRQHHSHISTIGDPYMIKTTHGKEKVQETQI; encoded by the coding sequence ATGAGTCCTCTGGGCCAGGTTAGTGTGCAGCCTACCTGGAACACAGCCCTGATTGCCGTGCTCTCCCTCATGGTGCCTGCTCTCAGTATGTGCCAGTCTTTGGGCCCTGCATCGGGTTCAGTAAACCCGCAGAACTGTCCGGCTGTGTGTTCCTGCACTAACCAGGTCAGTAAGGTGGTGTGTACCCGCAGGGGACTGAACAGGGTGCCTCCTAACATTCCTAATAACACCAGGTACCTGAACTTGATGGAAAACAGCATAGAGACCATACAGGCCGATACATTTAGGCACCTGCATCACCTGGAAGTACTGCAGCTAGGCAGAAATGTTATCAGGCAGATTGAGGTTGGGGCCTTCAACGGCCTGACCAGCCTCAACACTTTGGAGCTGTTTGACAACAGGCTGACAGTAATACCGAGTGGAGCTTTTGAGTCCATGTCAAAGTTGAGAGAACTGTGGCTTCGAAACAACCCCATTGAGAGCATTCCTTCCTATGCCTTCAACCGCGTCCCCTCGCTGATGAGACTGGACCTGGGAGAACTGAGGAAGTTGGAGTACATCTCTGACGGGGCGTTCGAAGGCCTTCAAAACCTCAAGTATCTTAACTTGGGGATGTGCAACCTTCAAGAGTTTCCTCATCTGTCACCACTGGTGGGATTGGAGGAGTTGGAAATATCAGAGAATGTTTTCCCAGAACTGAAGCCTGAAGCATTCCGTGGGCTTAAAAATTTACGTAAACTGTGGATTATGAACTCTGTCATTACTACCATCGAGAGGAATGCGTTTGACGACATAACAGCCCTGGTGGAGCTGAATTTGGCCCACAATAACCTATCTTCCCTGCCCCACAATCTCTTTACCCCACTGCAGTACCTGGTGGAGTTGCACCTTCATCACAACCCGTGGCGATGTGACTGCGACGTGGTGTGGCTCGCCTGGTGGCTCCGAGAATACATTCCCACAAATTCCACCTGCTGCGGACGCTGCCACACCCCGATCCATATGAGAGGACGTTTCTTGGTGGAGGTTGATCAAACCACCTTTCAGTGCTCTGCGCCGTTCATACTCGACGCCCCTCGAGACCTGAACATCTCTGCAGCTCGGGTGGCAGAACTGAAGTGTCGCACAGCCGCCATGAGCTCAGTCCGATGGCTTCTCCCAAATGGAACTGTTCTGACTCACGGCTCGGATCATCCGCGGATATCGGTCCTCAATGACGGCACACTAAACTTCTCAAATGTTCTCCTGTCTGACACAGGGATCTACACCTGCATGGTGAGCAACATGGCAGGGAATTCAAACGCCTCAGCCTACCTGAACGTCAGCAATGCCGAACTAAACACATCtaatttgtcttattttacCACCGTGACAGTGGAGGTCTTGGAACCAACGGTAGAGGAgacccctaaacctaaacctacTGTCCCTGCTTCGCCCTCTGTCTTTCAGCCTGTTTTCATATCCACACCTACTGTGCTATTTCAGAACACACAGACTCCAAAGCAAGTGTCAGTTCCAACTGCCAGGGTCCCGATCGGGCCAGCTGCTAGCCTGGACGAGGTGATGAAAACCACCAAAATCATCATTGGATGTTTTGTCGCTGTTACCTTACTGGCAGCTGCCATGTTGATAGCATTCTACAAGCTGCGTAAGAGACACCAACAGAGGAGCACTGTGGCAGCAGCCAGGACCATAGAAATCATTCAAATGGAGGAAGAAGTTCCTCCTGTCCCACCACCCACATCGGGATCTAGCGGCTCAGATGACACAGGATTGGTACTGCCTACCTTAgtggaacacaacagcaacacctTTAAGCCTGGGTACGTGTCCTCCTCTTCCCGGCAGGGAGGCTATGGAGCTCACTGGACCCAGAACAACTTTCTTCATCGCTCAGTCAGACAACATCACAGCCATATCAGCACCATTGGAGATCCCTACATGATTAAGACCACTCATGGCAAAGAGAAGGTTCAAGAAACCCAAATCTGA